In one window of Allorhodopirellula heiligendammensis DNA:
- the hemC gene encoding hydroxymethylbilane synthase: MRIATRESPLAMWQARHVAARLAEHGIATQLVPLLSGGDTDLRPIDGTRQVGLFTKRIQQALVDNEADVAVHSLKDLPTQLDERFALAAVPPREVVADCLVSPAGKTLAELPHRARVGTGSTRRMAQLKSLRDDLVVMPIRGNVQTRLAKLHAGEFDAIVLAEAGLLRLEMDDLPRVRFSLDEMLPAPGQGALGIEVRSDDETALVALKLLDDLATRLAVVAERTVLAALHGGCLAPIAAHGIVESLADQAAGRLTLTAVVMSTDGTKRLQETASCNLGATDGEAVAVQLGTSVAEKLRAAGAEELIQAAR, from the coding sequence CTGCGTATCGCGACCCGCGAAAGTCCGCTGGCGATGTGGCAGGCTCGCCATGTGGCCGCGCGATTGGCCGAGCATGGAATTGCCACCCAACTGGTTCCCTTGCTCAGCGGCGGCGATACCGATCTTCGCCCCATCGACGGCACACGTCAGGTCGGCCTGTTCACCAAACGTATCCAGCAGGCCTTGGTCGACAACGAAGCTGACGTGGCGGTTCATTCGCTCAAGGATTTACCGACTCAACTCGACGAACGATTTGCACTCGCGGCGGTGCCGCCGCGCGAGGTTGTGGCGGACTGCTTGGTCTCCCCCGCCGGGAAAACCCTGGCAGAACTTCCCCACAGGGCTCGCGTTGGCACGGGCAGCACGCGGCGCATGGCCCAACTGAAGTCACTTCGCGATGACCTCGTCGTCATGCCTATTCGCGGCAACGTGCAGACGCGTCTCGCCAAGCTGCACGCTGGCGAATTTGATGCGATCGTGCTCGCCGAGGCAGGCCTACTGCGACTCGAAATGGACGATCTCCCACGCGTGCGGTTCTCGCTCGATGAGATGCTTCCCGCCCCTGGCCAAGGTGCCCTCGGGATCGAGGTCCGCAGCGATGATGAGACAGCGCTGGTGGCATTGAAACTCCTCGATGACCTCGCGACGCGTCTCGCGGTCGTGGCGGAGCGTACTGTGCTCGCGGCGTTGCATGGCGGCTGCTTGGCGCCGATCGCCGCTCATGGAATCGTCGAATCACTGGCCGACCAAGCTGCCGGCCGGCTGACTTTGACCGCAGTGGTAATGTCGACCGATGGCACAAAGCGGCTGCAAGAGACAGCGAGCTGCAATCTCGGCGCAACGGATGGTGAAGCCGTCGCTGTGCAACTTGGCACCTCCGTTGCAGAGAAACTTCGCGCCGCCGGAGCGGAGGAACTCATCCAAGCCGCTCGTTAA
- a CDS encoding protein kinase domain-containing protein, which produces MSSYPRDAATPSSDQEGSDSCLSKWDAPIDVPGSSSDVSEARVERGVVAENRQNYTRTLLSGDDSVAIELDDFDDFDAVPLPEILGGYRVGRRLGRGGMGEVFLAEHRSMGRTVALKVLPSRWLNHAGSIERFNEEIRAASRLMHPNIVTAFDAGQAEGIHYLAMEYVDGKTLSQIVAEEGPMSIGDATSAIRQAAFALHHAHASGIIHRDVKPSNLMRSREGTIKLLDLGLARFSRHWHQATEHKSGDPKSGDMKSTQTGTQVPASNPPSSGSVIADGRPSSRPPETLEIESDDESLRLMSSPKRSLMGTLAFISPEQLQDPESADARSDQYSLGATLFYLLVGHPPFPGEMIDQVYGHRHGEVPDLMSYRRDVDLTLANIVARMLAKSPAERYASMDEVARAMAPYDNDRSTPAWVLDFSHRKIDEEGSTAKEVGASTGPIAPKALSVLGIDLNATHAATAVGRPGGHIQGGWPAGTPEHPQPLFRMAVAETARREGADLGELRFGQDAYDLRQKYPHRVSHCQMLYFGRRDMLRPLAGRMCPPVITTALCLRQLVGRTLMNYIGGTTSHASADGGQVGSGSHAGSIDQFLGSNWQRHDSWPAAVAITVAGCYDQLHRRGIHTAARIAGLPGVRLIDRGIAIARHAFENSLDEQSHETVLYVGLTAQALDVAVIRRRGSKIEQLASAGHWHRGAMAWSSRLVEMIRAQLSDRPQPASSKAVDRSQLIYATKVQMAGERAMKSLLLLANSKIEIRHEGKTETVNVSRAQWLEACGDLMESVEQAIDLACRRAGVDPQELSRCFVHGPILRLPAIRHRVFAALGQLQLEFFDSTNAAEGAAACLQAELPGHRGNTMPAQSRAARSVGFVVADAQGKRKILPIITRGTPTPARTNRQLGGKTKDDHLTLALVESSGVHDESWQSLGRHRIEVDPSEQTPTRKIGFEIDINGLLSVHMERPDLGRTVRLPVLPELAVSADQWDDWREWVEDQL; this is translated from the coding sequence GTGTCTTCCTATCCCCGCGACGCCGCGACGCCATCGAGCGACCAAGAGGGGAGTGATTCCTGTCTGAGTAAGTGGGACGCGCCAATTGATGTTCCCGGTTCGTCCAGCGACGTCAGCGAGGCCCGAGTGGAGCGGGGCGTTGTCGCTGAAAATCGCCAAAATTACACTCGTACGTTGCTGTCGGGTGACGATTCAGTTGCGATTGAATTGGACGACTTTGACGATTTCGATGCGGTGCCGCTGCCCGAAATTCTGGGCGGCTATCGAGTTGGCAGAAGGCTCGGCCGGGGCGGCATGGGTGAGGTGTTCCTCGCCGAACACCGCTCGATGGGCCGTACCGTTGCGTTGAAAGTTTTGCCGTCGCGGTGGCTCAATCATGCGGGTTCGATCGAGCGATTCAATGAAGAGATTCGCGCGGCCTCACGGTTGATGCACCCGAATATTGTGACCGCATTCGATGCCGGTCAAGCCGAAGGGATTCATTATCTTGCCATGGAATATGTCGATGGCAAAACGCTCTCGCAGATTGTGGCTGAGGAAGGGCCGATGTCCATTGGCGACGCCACCTCTGCGATCCGCCAAGCTGCCTTTGCATTGCACCATGCTCATGCGTCCGGAATTATTCATCGGGATGTCAAACCGAGTAATTTAATGCGGTCTCGGGAAGGTACGATCAAGCTGCTTGATCTGGGGCTGGCGAGGTTTTCTCGCCACTGGCATCAGGCGACTGAGCACAAGTCGGGCGATCCGAAGTCAGGCGACATGAAGTCGACACAAACCGGGACGCAAGTTCCTGCATCCAATCCGCCCAGCAGTGGTTCGGTGATCGCCGACGGCCGACCATCGAGTCGTCCACCGGAGACGCTCGAGATTGAAAGTGACGACGAGTCATTGCGTTTGATGAGTTCGCCGAAACGTTCGCTGATGGGGACACTGGCGTTCATCTCGCCCGAGCAGTTGCAGGATCCGGAATCCGCAGACGCCCGCAGTGACCAGTATTCCCTCGGCGCAACGTTGTTCTATCTGTTGGTGGGGCATCCGCCCTTCCCAGGCGAGATGATCGACCAGGTGTATGGTCATCGTCATGGTGAGGTCCCCGACTTAATGTCGTATCGCCGGGACGTGGACCTGACGCTGGCGAACATTGTCGCCCGGATGTTGGCCAAATCGCCTGCGGAGCGGTATGCGTCGATGGACGAGGTTGCTCGCGCCATGGCACCGTACGACAATGATCGTTCTACGCCCGCATGGGTACTGGATTTTTCTCACCGGAAGATTGATGAAGAGGGTTCGACGGCGAAGGAAGTCGGCGCATCGACAGGACCCATCGCCCCCAAGGCGCTCAGTGTGCTCGGTATCGATCTTAACGCCACGCATGCCGCCACGGCGGTGGGCCGACCTGGTGGGCACATTCAGGGCGGCTGGCCCGCGGGAACTCCTGAGCATCCCCAACCTCTGTTCCGCATGGCGGTCGCAGAAACTGCACGCAGGGAAGGTGCCGATTTGGGCGAGCTCCGATTTGGCCAAGACGCCTACGATCTACGCCAAAAATACCCGCACCGGGTCTCGCATTGTCAGATGTTGTACTTTGGTCGTCGTGATATGCTGCGACCTCTTGCCGGGCGAATGTGCCCACCGGTGATCACGACCGCGCTGTGTTTGCGGCAACTCGTGGGCCGGACCCTGATGAATTACATCGGGGGGACGACATCTCATGCGTCCGCCGATGGAGGCCAGGTTGGTTCCGGGAGTCATGCGGGGTCGATCGATCAGTTTCTGGGGAGCAACTGGCAGCGTCACGACAGCTGGCCCGCTGCCGTGGCGATTACGGTTGCGGGGTGCTACGACCAATTGCACCGCCGCGGTATTCACACCGCCGCTCGGATTGCCGGGCTGCCGGGGGTGCGTCTGATCGATCGCGGGATCGCCATTGCGCGGCACGCGTTTGAAAACAGTTTGGATGAGCAGAGCCACGAAACGGTTTTGTATGTCGGTTTGACCGCGCAAGCACTTGACGTTGCGGTGATTCGCCGCCGCGGCAGCAAGATTGAGCAACTCGCATCGGCCGGTCACTGGCATCGCGGCGCGATGGCCTGGTCGAGTCGGTTGGTCGAGATGATTCGAGCGCAGTTGTCCGATCGCCCGCAACCCGCCTCGTCAAAAGCAGTTGATCGTAGCCAGTTGATCTACGCGACCAAGGTTCAAATGGCTGGCGAGCGAGCGATGAAGTCGTTGCTGCTCCTGGCCAACTCGAAGATTGAAATCCGACACGAGGGCAAGACCGAAACTGTCAACGTGTCACGGGCGCAGTGGTTGGAGGCGTGTGGAGACTTGATGGAGTCTGTCGAGCAAGCGATTGACCTCGCGTGTCGCCGGGCGGGGGTCGATCCCCAAGAGCTCTCGCGGTGCTTCGTGCACGGCCCGATTCTGCGTCTGCCTGCGATCCGCCATCGCGTATTCGCTGCCCTGGGGCAGTTGCAGCTCGAGTTTTTTGATTCGACCAATGCCGCCGAGGGGGCTGCAGCCTGCTTGCAAGCCGAGTTGCCTGGACATCGTGGAAACACCATGCCCGCGCAATCCCGCGCCGCTCGTTCGGTGGGATTCGTGGTCGCCGACGCACAGGGAAAACGGAAGATCCTACCCATCATCACTCGCGGCACACCAACACCCGCCCGAACTAATCGACAATTGGGCGGGAAGACCAAAGACGACCATTTGACACTCGCCTTGGTTGAGTCCTCGGGTGTCCATGACGAATCCTGGCAGTCGCTCGGTCGCCACCGCATCGAGGTTGATCCAAGTGAACAAACGCCGACGCGTAAGATCGGTTTTGAGATCGATATCAATGGGCTGCTGTCGGTGCATATGGAGCGTCCTGACCTCGGCCGCACCGTGCGATTGCCTGTTCTGCCCGAGCTCGCGGTCAGTGCCGACCAGTGGGACGATTGGCGGGAATGGGTCGAAGATCAGCTTTAG
- a CDS encoding homoserine dehydrogenase yields the protein MSSPHAARDSSRTNVAIIGMGTVGAGVARLLIDHGDRTARHAGKTIWLSKAVVRDLNKPRGIDLPAGVLTDSIDEVLNDPEIDVVVQLIGGLSPARETMLRAMEAGKDIVTANKALLAEHGGELFTRARELGRSIAFEAAVAGGVPIVANISQCLSANQILSMEGILNGTSNFIVSQMDEKGAGYEQTVKLAQELGYAEADPAMDVDGTDAAQKLAILSHLAFGATVDWRDIPRSGIDRLDPVDLQYASQLGYRIKLLAAARMIDGELELSVAPTLVRKGTPMAEVRDAYNAIRVVGDAVGPVFYHGLGAGQMPTASAVVADIIDTAVGRTPITFQTLEYFSKDRPARTVQRDVAKLRGRYYLRLHVSNHPGTLAKIASVLAEHNISIASVIQHEECSDEAVAAGKTSDEKFVPLVIMTHEASEGAASEATQAIAALKSVDGRAVRMPVRT from the coding sequence ATGTCGTCACCGCATGCCGCTCGTGATTCATCTCGCACTAACGTCGCTATCATCGGAATGGGAACCGTCGGTGCCGGAGTTGCCAGGCTCCTGATCGATCACGGCGACCGCACCGCGCGGCACGCTGGCAAAACGATCTGGCTGTCCAAAGCCGTCGTTCGTGATCTCAACAAGCCGCGCGGTATTGATCTGCCGGCCGGAGTTCTGACGGACTCGATTGACGAAGTCTTGAACGATCCCGAGATCGACGTCGTCGTCCAGTTGATCGGAGGACTCAGCCCCGCGCGAGAAACGATGTTGCGTGCCATGGAAGCGGGGAAGGACATTGTGACGGCGAACAAGGCGTTGCTCGCTGAACACGGTGGTGAGCTGTTCACGCGGGCCCGTGAGCTCGGACGCAGCATCGCCTTTGAGGCCGCAGTCGCCGGAGGCGTGCCGATCGTCGCCAACATCAGTCAGTGCTTGTCTGCCAATCAGATTCTGTCGATGGAAGGCATCCTCAATGGAACCAGTAATTTCATCGTCTCGCAAATGGACGAGAAGGGCGCGGGCTATGAGCAAACCGTGAAGCTCGCCCAGGAACTCGGTTACGCCGAGGCCGATCCAGCGATGGATGTCGATGGTACGGACGCCGCACAGAAGCTAGCGATTTTGTCGCATCTCGCTTTCGGTGCCACGGTCGACTGGCGTGATATTCCCCGTAGCGGTATCGACCGCCTCGATCCTGTCGATCTGCAATACGCATCACAGCTCGGCTACCGCATCAAGTTGTTAGCCGCAGCGAGGATGATCGATGGCGAATTGGAGCTGTCGGTCGCGCCCACGCTCGTTCGCAAAGGCACACCCATGGCGGAGGTCCGTGATGCCTATAACGCCATCCGAGTTGTCGGCGACGCGGTTGGCCCCGTGTTCTACCACGGGCTGGGTGCAGGACAGATGCCAACAGCATCAGCGGTAGTGGCCGATATCATTGATACCGCTGTGGGACGAACGCCAATCACGTTCCAAACACTTGAGTATTTCTCCAAGGATCGCCCCGCGCGTACCGTTCAGCGCGATGTGGCCAAACTGCGTGGTCGATACTACCTCCGTCTCCACGTGTCGAATCATCCGGGCACCTTAGCCAAAATCGCCAGCGTGCTCGCCGAACACAACATTTCCATCGCATCGGTAATCCAGCACGAAGAGTGCAGCGACGAGGCCGTAGCAGCAGGCAAGACGAGCGACGAAAAATTCGTACCGCTGGTGATCATGACTCATGAAGCCAGCGAGGGAGCCGCCAGCGAGGCGACCCAAGCCATCGCGGCACTGAAATCAGTCGACGGTCGCGCTGTGCGGATGCCCGTCCGAACGTAG